The following are encoded together in the Terriglobales bacterium genome:
- a CDS encoding pyridoxal-phosphate dependent enzyme, producing MTSDVHFGALPAVARLRCCGCGNTVHTAAPDFRCARCGDLLEACYPGLSCDPAALKRTWKERKTSHDPLDQSGVWRFRELLPILHDVRQAVTLREGNTPLYELPRCARSAGIERLLAKHQGMNPTGSFKDTGMTAALSVARQEGFRWVACASTGNTSASMAAYAARAGLCSLV from the coding sequence ATGACCTCCGATGTCCACTTTGGAGCGCTGCCCGCGGTCGCCCGCCTGCGCTGCTGCGGATGCGGCAACACGGTGCACACTGCCGCGCCGGACTTCCGCTGCGCCCGCTGCGGCGACCTGCTGGAAGCCTGCTATCCCGGCCTGTCGTGCGACCCGGCGGCTCTGAAACGGACCTGGAAAGAGCGCAAGACCTCGCACGACCCTCTGGACCAAAGCGGCGTTTGGCGATTTCGCGAGCTGCTGCCCATCCTCCACGACGTGCGCCAGGCTGTGACCCTGCGCGAGGGCAATACGCCCCTTTACGAACTTCCGCGCTGTGCGCGTAGCGCCGGCATCGAACGCTTGCTGGCCAAACACCAGGGCATGAACCCCACCGGTTCGTTCAAAGACACCGGCATGACCGCGGCCCTCTCCGTCGCCAGGCAAGAGGGCTTCCGCTGGGTGGCATGCGCCTCCACCGGCAACACCTCCGCTTCCATGGCCGCTTACGCCGCCCGCGCCGGTTTGTGCAGCCTGGT